The Vulpes vulpes isolate BD-2025 chromosome 10, VulVul3, whole genome shotgun sequence genome has a window encoding:
- the ANXA10 gene encoding annexin A10 isoform X2 codes for MIAEAYQSLLGRDLIGDLREKLSDHFKDVMVGLMYPPPSYDAHELWHAMKGAGTEENCLIDILASRTNGEIFQMREAYYLQYGSNLQEDIYSETSGHFRDTLMNLVQGTREEGYTDPAMAAQDAMVLWEACQQKTGEHKTMLQMILCNKSYQQLWLVFQEFQNISGQDIVDAINECYDGYFQELLVAIVLCVRDKPAYFAYRLYSAIHDFGFHNKTVIRTLIARSEIDLMTIRKRYKERYGKSLFHDIKNFASGHYEKALLAICAGDAEDY; via the exons GACTTAATTGGTGACCTGCGGGAGAAGCTCTCAGATCACTTCAAAGACGTCATGGTTGGCCTCATGTACCCGCCGCCATCCTACGACGCCCATGAACTCTGGCATGCCATGAAG gGAGCAGGCACTGAAGAAAACTGCCTCATTGATATTTTAGCTTCAAGAACAAATGGAGAAATTTTCCAGATGCGAGAAGCCTACTATCTGC AATACGGCAGCAATCTTCAAGAAGACATTTACTCAGAGACCTCAGGACACTTCAGAGATACTCTCATGAACCTGGTCCAG GGAACCAGAGAGGAAGGATATACAGACCCTGCTATGGCTGCTCAGGATGCGATG GTGCTGTGGGAAGCCTGTCAGCAGAAGACAGGGGAACACAAAACCATGCTGCAGATGATCCTATGCAACAAAAGCTATCAGCAACTCTGGCTGG TTTTCCAggaatttcagaatatttctggGCAAGACATAGTAGATGCCATCAATGAATGCTACGATGGATACTTCCAAGAGTTGCTAGTTGCAATTG TTCTCTGTGTCCGAGACAAACCGGCTTATTTTGCTTATAGACTATATAGTGCAATCCAC gaCTTCGGATTCCATAATAAAACTGTAATCAGGACCCTAATCGCCAGAAGTGAGATAGACCTGATGACCATCAGGAAACGATACAAAGAGAGATACGGGAAATCCCTATTCCATGACATCAAA aattTTGCTTCAGGGCATTATGAGAAAGCTCTGCTTGCCATCTGCGCTGGGGATGCTGAAGACTACTAA